The genomic stretch CGAGCCGCGGAGGGTTCTCGAAGAGGCTTTAATCTCGGCTCAGGGGGGGCTGAAATCTGCCGAGAATGCGGGAGCTGGGAGCAACAATTATGCTGCTTTTGACATTACTAAGATTTTTAGGGATGAGGATGATGGCGCTGAGGAATTCAATCGTGATCCTTCGCAGCCGTATAGCCTCGGCCCGAAAATATCGGATTGGGACGAGCAGCGGGCAGAGTGGCTGCAGAGGCACCCTAAATTCCCCAATTTTTTACGTGAGCATAAGCCTAGGGTTCTGCTGGTGACGGGGTCGTCTCCGAAGCCGTGTGAGAATCCGGTGGGGGATCATTACCTGTTGAAGTCGATCAAGAACAAGATTGATTACTGCAGGCTTCATGCGATTGAGATTTTCTACAATATGGCATTGCTGGATGCTGAAATGTCTGGATTTTGGGCTAAGCTGCCATTGATTAGGAAGCTCATGCTGTCTTACCCTGAGGTGGAGTTTTTGTGGTGGATGGATAGCGACGCCATGTTTACGGATATGGCGTTTGAGCTTCCGTGGGAGAGGTACAAGGACGTGAATTTCGTGCTGCATGGTTGGGATCATATGATCTATGATGATAAGAACTGGATTGGGTTGAACACGGGCAGCTTCTTGCTGAGGAATTGCCAGTGGTCTTTGGACCTTCTTGACACGTGGGCGCCCATGGGGCCGAAGGGGAAGGCCAGGGAGGAGGCCGGGAAGGTCTTGACGAGGGAACTAAAGGGTAGGCCGGTGTTCGAGGCCGATGATCAGTCTGCAATGGTGTATATTCTGGCCACGCAGAAGGAGAAGTGGGCTGACAAGGTTTATCTTGAGAGTGCGTATTATTTGCACGGTTATTGGGGGATTTTGGTGGATAAGTACGAGGACATGATCGAGAGTTACCACCCCGGTTATGGTGATCACAGGTGGCCTTTAGTCACGCATTTTGTGGGCTGCAAGCCTTGTGGGAAGTTTGGGGATTATCCCGTTGAGCGTTGCTTGAAACAGATGGACCGAGCATTCAACTTTGGAGATAACCAGATTCTGCAGATGTATGGATTCACTCATAACTCTCTTGGCAGTAGGAGAGTGAGGAGGATACGGAATGAGACGAGCAATCCTATTGCAATGAGAGATGAGCTCGGATTGCTTCACCCTGCATTCAAAGCTGTGAAGGTGTGATCTTATTGACTTCTCAAGTGGAAAGAGGATGTATATATGATGGATCAGAATCATTAGTTGTGAGTGATGATGACACTTTTAGCTCATGAGATTTTGCTGGGCTTCTTCGATTTTCATTGGTTTGGTAATTAGTAGATGTTACTTTGGGATTTCCACTGTGAAATAGTGCAACTCCATAACCATTTGAGCAATTGTCAATTGGCATAGTTTGTTCAAGTTCCATGAATTTCAATGTAAATAGATAGGATCATTTATTGTTGTCTGATATAAATGTTAAAATCTTTGTTTTGACTTACCATTATGTTGTGGTAGTGTTTCCTTTGTTTTCATGTTTGTAGTTTTGGTGGTGATGAACATTTGATCTGCAATATGTGGCTGCATCTTTGCTGGAATGCACGGGTAAGTGGTCGTTCTGAGTCGCTTTACTGTTCGCCATGAGCTTGCATATGGAAGAGAATACGAGATTTTATGATTGCTAGCGTTTTTAGTACATGGGAGAGAATACGAGATCTTATCACATCTCAgtctttttaaatttgtattctTGGAGATGTTTACAGACTTATAAGAAGATGTGAGTTTTCTCTGGGTTCTTGAAGCTGGAAGTTTAGCCCATGTGTTCTTCTCAATCTTGTTGTATTTTGAGTTACCACTCTTGCAATGTCCAATTTTATATTAGGAGTTGTCTGAATCTTTGTTGCTATGTTACTATTCTTTATTGCTGTTGTGGCCAGAGGATCTTCTTATTGGCAATCTTATCAATCTTTATGTTCTTGGTTTGTGTCAAATCGTTAGTAATTGCATGTTGTATGAATTAGTTTTCATTTCTTGgttataatatgataatagtaTTACATGTGCAACCCATATGTGCAACATGCATGTACACTCCAACAATATGGTAAAATTTTGAAACAGTAGTATAATAAAAGTGACAATTTTGGAGTACGCgatttaattaattcccaatAAATATGGCCTAAAAAATTGGTGGATGTACATATTGGTGCTAATTTACTAGTACTAAATTTTACTATCATTTTACAATCAAACAACGTGCACAACATCAACATGTGACAAGAACATATTGGTGCTAATTTACTAGTACTAAATTTTACTATCATTTTACAATCAAACAACGTGCACAACATCAACATGTGACAAGAACCATAAACTAGCTCAGGCACATTAAGTTCTTAATTAATGCGTTTGCATGAACAATTTAAAGAAACCGCACCATtcattcaaaaaattaaaaatattactcctaaaAGATAATCTCCTTGAAATTTTAGAACTCTCAATAAGGAAAGTAAGGGCCATTGCAGTGAGAGTGACCGACTTcaccacatttatatatttctGAATTAATTTAGTATTATCAAACTATCAAAGCTCTATGAAACTTAAACTAACTTCGAATTAAGTTGAACATCAGCTCGATTGAATTTTAAGCCCTCCAAATATGTAACCCTCTAACAATATTGGACTCACTATTACAAATACAAAGTGATACTATATTGGAGTAACTCTTTATTAATTCCAATCTCACCAACCAATTGCAAATGGAGATAACATATAGTAGGGCGCAATTTAgtagaaaagataaataaataaaatatgatccGAAGATCACATATCTCTAGATGAGTTATCTATCCTATCAAACAGCCCGTAATATTAATCATTATCGTTGCCGCCGCTAAAGATGGACACTCTAGTGCAGAGAAGCAGCAACATCAGTAGAAGGAACACAACGATTCCGGCGGTAGAGCCggcgccaccgccaccgccagcCGTGGCTGTGTGTATGGAGTTGGGATTGGCGGCGGAGAATATTCCGGCAGCGGAGGAGAGGAAGTGGATGGCGAGGATGAGGGTTATGGGGAGAAGGAGGAGGCCCAAAGGGTTGAGCAACTCGGAAAGTAGGGCGTCGCATTGATCTCCGATGAGTGTCGGCAGCAGCATCACCGACAGCACCACGGCGGCGCTCTTCTATCATTGTGGATCGGTGGTGGGAATGCGGAATGGGTTGAGCGGTTGGCTGACGTGAAAGCTATAATAATAAATTGCTGTCTACGAAAGCGGCACCTGCTGTTTTGCTCATATGTTTACATGTacttgtatttataggcaaagacaaaatatattgaattttatgaATGGATTGGTCTTAATAATTAATCGGAATGGAATTTGTGGCATAACTTGACTGCTCAGTCACTAGTAAATTAGTGGTGGACTGAAATAAAAGTAGcaaaaattccactaaaaacgTACAGTATAAATCAAGTTTGAGCACATGGACTATAGTCGATTGGGCCTAATGTAGAGGGCTAACCTGACAAGAAGGCCCATATATAATTCTTAATTTGGGCCCAATAACGCTCTTTTTTTTGGCTTTTTCCTTTTTGTTAAGTAAAACAAGAACCGACTTTGAACGTGGACACACCACAGCGACGGACGGATCTCTCTGTCTTCGTTTTCTTGGAGGAGGAGTTGTTCAAACCTTAATCTCGACGAACCCAAATTGTAGTTGGTGAGAAACAAAAGGCGAAAATGGGCGAAGAAAACGGGGCAGCTTCAATCAATCAGGGAATGGATCGTTGAGCACAAGCTCCGCACTGTTGGTAACTTAAAAATTTTGGTTAATAATAGTTCTGAGATTTAAATTTGCACATGTTTGTTTGAAGGGGCGTTGTGAGCAAGTGGGATTGTGGGTTCAATGGCGTACAATTGGTCTCCGCCGAATATGAAAACCAGCGTTaagatcattttttttaatctctcactttaatcatttttttttattttttcctttcttgAACTCGTTTGGTTGAATGGAATAGTGATCAAGCCAAAAACGGACTCTGTTTTGTGTTGCatagtactcctactactatTAAGTTCtaattttattatgtatttatttGAGCTCATATTGAACTATTCTTTTATACAGTATATTGCTAATCTGTGGTCTGAATTCGGAGAAATCTATGAAAAATATTTTCCTGCTACTGTCAAATTGATGATTCAGCTCATTTTAGTTGCATACATTGTCATCTTTTCCACGGTTTTATTGTTCTTGTGGTAATTAACTGGAGCTATCTCAATCCAAAATTTGTTTGTGAGGGTCGAATTCTTCGCCTTGGTGTGCCATTCCATCAACTAAGTCACCCTATGACGCTGCTATTCTGTTCTTGTGCTTCGTGTTCTTTGTTGATGGAGAATTcatgagcaagatcaacaagagtttaaaaaataaattttgatgcATAAACTAGTAAGAAGGTTTAGAATTGTAGACATAAATAGGTACATCAAATATAGCTGTATCATGTTGTTTTGTTAAACTACTAAGTAGTTTAGAAGTGGTTGCTGCTACAAGTAATGcagaatatatatttttcattatgAATTTAGTTTGGTGCTTTTTGCAATCACATCTTTCCCTTGTTGAAACAAGATATTTCTGAAGGGGCTGGTGAAATATATAGCATCATATTTATGCTGTGATTATTGTTTCCGTGTTATAATCTTCATTAGATTATAGAAGCCGTATATTTCTTTGATCATATCATACTTTATAATCTTTGCAAGTTCAGATTTTGCCATTGCTGATCTTTTCCGTTGTAGCCATCTCTAGTTTCCATTTGTGTTTCCTACCACTTATaataaactaaaactaaatCACGGCATTCTGAATCGTGGATGAGCACCTTCACTCTTTCctcaacatttaaaaaaaagttgacttGCACTAATGCACCATGATTTTCTGCATCTGGAAATGCTGTGCATGATCAATGAGTGTAAGAAATGTTGCTTGGATTTTCAGATTGCACGCGCAAGCACTAACTCTTGCTGCACTATCCGGGGCTGCCATTGTCGAATACTATGATCACAAATCCGGAGCCAAAGCAGAGCGT from Salvia splendens isolate huo1 chromosome 15, SspV2, whole genome shotgun sequence encodes the following:
- the LOC121768838 gene encoding xyloglucan 6-xylosyltransferase 2-like — translated: MIGRLLGPRRARQLQRFVRNGKLTIFCLFLTVIMFRGYLGAGRFGTPEKDLDEIRETLSFIRNRAEPRRVLEEALISAQGGLKSAENAGAGSNNYAAFDITKIFRDEDDGAEEFNRDPSQPYSLGPKISDWDEQRAEWLQRHPKFPNFLREHKPRVLLVTGSSPKPCENPVGDHYLLKSIKNKIDYCRLHAIEIFYNMALLDAEMSGFWAKLPLIRKLMLSYPEVEFLWWMDSDAMFTDMAFELPWERYKDVNFVLHGWDHMIYDDKNWIGLNTGSFLLRNCQWSLDLLDTWAPMGPKGKAREEAGKVLTRELKGRPVFEADDQSAMVYILATQKEKWADKVYLESAYYLHGYWGILVDKYEDMIESYHPGYGDHRWPLVTHFVGCKPCGKFGDYPVERCLKQMDRAFNFGDNQILQMYGFTHNSLGSRRVRRIRNETSNPIAMRDELGLLHPAFKAVKV